Below is a genomic region from Myxococcus fulvus.
TGCGCGGCATCGCCGCGGAGCGCTTCTGGCCGCTGCCGTCGGACGTGAACAACGCCCCTTGTCCCATCGCGGGAGACTCCGTGCTGCCCCTGGGCATCCGGGAGACCTTCCAGGCCGGGGAGCAGCTGGACCTGCCGCTCATCATCGGCAACACCAGCGACGACTCCAGCGTGGTGGCCTCCTTCGGCATCGACCCGGGCACCATCCTGGAGAAGCTCGGTGGCCTCGCGGGCGTGGTTCGCGCGCTGTACGGGGCCGAGCTGGGGGACCGGGAGATTGGCCGGAGGATGTGTCGCGACTTCGTGTTCGCCGTGCTGCCGCGCTACCTGGCCACGCTCCACGCGTCCCGCGGCAATCCGGTGTGGCGCTACGCCTTCGACTACACCACGGAGCTGCTGCGCCCCCGCAGCCCGAACGGCGTGCCCCACGGCCAGGAGATTCCGTACTTCCTCGGGACGACCGAGCTGTGCCCGCCGAACCAGGGGTTCATGAATGACAAGGACAAGGTCTGGGGCGGACACATGCTCGACGCCATCGTCCGCTTCGCGCGCGACCAGAAGCCGGGGAACGTGGGCGGCGTCGACTGGCACGAGCACACCGTGGAGGCGGACCGGCTGCTGCGGCTGGCGCCCACGGTGACGCCGGAGACGGACTTCGACAAGGCCATCCTCGACCTGGCCACGCTGTGCATCCCCCTCATCGATGCCTTCGCCAAGCCCAAGCCCCCGGCGATGCCGAAGGGCGCGGGGACGGGGGGCTCGAGGAGCGCCGCGTCCACCCCCCCCGCCAAGAACAAGGGGCGGCCCCAGGCCACCCCTTGAGTTTCACCAGGCCATGAGGCGGGCCGTCAGCGGCCCGTCTTG
It encodes:
- a CDS encoding carboxylesterase/lipase family protein translates to MSASKSPVVSTKEGQVQGLVEGKVFVFRGIPYAQPPVGNLRWKAPLRAQPWRHILDASEYGPASMQSRQACIESGGGDPGEPDENCLHLNVWTPKLDAGAKLPVVVWIHGGAFVLGASRFEAYDGSPLAMKNVVVVTLNYRLGHLGFFAHPKLQEEQPNGPANFGLLDQMLALEWVKDNIACFGGDAGNVTLMGESAGAKSVLALYCSPLMRDRNLFHRGVAMSSYVLAEKPLADARYCGEATAQRLGLDWHEVSMEKLRGIAAERFWPLPSDVNNAPCPIAGDSVLPLGIRETFQAGEQLDLPLIIGNTSDDSSVVASFGIDPGTILEKLGGLAGVVRALYGAELGDREIGRRMCRDFVFAVLPRYLATLHASRGNPVWRYAFDYTTELLRPRSPNGVPHGQEIPYFLGTTELCPPNQGFMNDKDKVWGGHMLDAIVRFARDQKPGNVGGVDWHEHTVEADRLLRLAPTVTPETDFDKAILDLATLCIPLIDAFAKPKPPAMPKGAGTGGSRSAASTPPAKNKGRPQATP